Proteins from a single region of Starkeya sp. ORNL1:
- a CDS encoding electron transfer flavoprotein subunit alpha/FixB family protein, translating to MSRLRRDPRAERAAHGVEGGTRPRFDLAAAPAAKRTRRDPRAEQRQVTAPGTARLRLDRTQRVPALAIAPERPVVETAPQVRIIAEPAFLVAAVPDAPGGRLTPHDRQLLGAARVLADAGGGAVLAIVPGVVEGLGAAGADRVLVLAETKDFDPEGRADAIGGTLASLKVRHALFAETADGGDLARRIAAQLGEPLFTGAESLTAKVVTRAARGRRVEQRLAPPRLLTIAADAVAPHGGTIHEARTIDAPFPSAEAKRGILAAAFIPADPATVPLAEAAFVVSAGNGVSDFDVFLALAVALGATPGASRVVCDAGLMPRAAQVGASGTVLEAACYFALGIAGAPQHLQGVAKCEHVVAVNTDLHAAMIERAGLAVVADAQLVMPAIIAALQAEEGA from the coding sequence ATGAGCCGATTGCGCCGCGATCCCCGCGCCGAGCGCGCGGCACATGGCGTGGAGGGCGGCACCAGGCCGCGCTTCGACCTGGCCGCCGCGCCGGCGGCCAAGCGCACGCGCCGCGATCCGCGCGCCGAGCAGCGGCAGGTGACGGCACCCGGCACTGCAAGGCTGCGGCTCGACCGCACCCAGCGTGTCCCCGCCCTCGCCATTGCTCCGGAGCGGCCGGTGGTGGAGACCGCGCCGCAGGTCCGGATCATCGCCGAGCCGGCCTTCCTTGTGGCGGCGGTGCCGGATGCTCCCGGCGGCCGTCTCACCCCGCACGACCGGCAACTGCTCGGCGCCGCGCGCGTGCTGGCTGATGCTGGTGGCGGGGCGGTGCTGGCCATTGTTCCCGGTGTGGTCGAAGGGCTCGGCGCGGCAGGTGCCGATCGCGTCCTTGTCCTCGCGGAGACCAAAGATTTCGATCCCGAGGGCCGCGCCGACGCGATTGGTGGGACGCTGGCTTCGCTCAAGGTCCGTCATGCGCTGTTCGCCGAGACGGCGGATGGCGGTGACCTCGCCCGCCGTATCGCCGCGCAACTCGGCGAGCCGCTATTCACCGGCGCCGAGAGCCTGACCGCCAAGGTTGTCACGCGCGCGGCTCGCGGCCGGCGGGTGGAACAGCGCCTGGCGCCGCCGCGCCTGCTGACCATTGCCGCCGATGCGGTGGCGCCGCATGGCGGCACGATCCATGAGGCGAGGACGATCGACGCTCCGTTCCCCAGCGCCGAGGCGAAACGCGGCATCCTCGCCGCCGCATTCATCCCCGCCGATCCGGCCACCGTGCCGCTGGCGGAAGCGGCGTTCGTGGTCTCGGCCGGCAATGGCGTCAGTGATTTCGACGTCTTCCTCGCGCTGGCCGTCGCACTCGGGGCGACGCCGGGCGCGAGCCGCGTGGTGTGCGATGCCGGGCTGATGCCGCGTGCCGCGCAGGTCGGCGCTTCCGGCACGGTGCTGGAGGCAGCCTGCTATTTCGCCCTCGGCATTGCCGGCGCGCCGCAGCATCTGCAAGGCGTGGCCAAATGCGAGCATGTGGTGGCGGTGAACACCGATCTGCACGCGGCGATGATCGAGCGCGCCGGCCTCGCCGTGGTTGCCGATGCGCAGCTTGTGATGCCGGCCATCATCGCCGCGCTGCAGGCGGAGGAGGGCGCATGA
- the choW gene encoding choline ABC transporter permease subunit encodes MYDWLTEHKIPLGSWLKSFVDFLTEHGQSVFDFISLVLGGLIDGLTAALLFVPPLLLIALFALGAWLMHRSIGLVIFILAALLLVANLGYWQATIETLSLVICATLVCVVLGVPIGIAAAHRPWLYTAIRPVLDLMQTIPTFVYLIPTLVLFGLGAVPGLISTVIFAIPAPIRLTHLGISSVPTNLYEAGKAFGATKRQLLFKIELPYALPTIMAGVTQCIMLSLSMVVIAALVGADGLGKPVVRALNSVNISMGFEAGLAIVVLAIVLDRVCKQPERRSKRS; translated from the coding sequence ATGTATGACTGGCTGACCGAGCACAAGATCCCGTTGGGAAGCTGGCTCAAGAGTTTCGTCGATTTCCTGACCGAGCACGGCCAGAGCGTGTTCGACTTTATCTCGCTGGTGCTCGGCGGCCTGATCGACGGGCTCACCGCGGCGCTGCTTTTCGTGCCGCCGCTGCTGCTGATCGCGCTGTTCGCGCTCGGCGCCTGGCTGATGCACCGCTCGATCGGCCTCGTCATCTTCATCCTGGCAGCGCTGCTGCTGGTCGCAAATCTCGGCTATTGGCAGGCCACCATCGAGACGCTGTCGCTGGTGATCTGCGCGACGCTGGTGTGCGTCGTGCTCGGCGTGCCGATCGGCATTGCCGCCGCGCACCGACCCTGGCTCTACACCGCCATCCGCCCGGTGCTGGACCTGATGCAGACGATTCCGACCTTCGTGTACCTGATCCCGACGCTGGTGCTGTTCGGGCTCGGCGCGGTGCCGGGTCTGATCTCCACGGTGATCTTCGCCATTCCCGCGCCGATCCGCCTGACCCATCTCGGCATCTCCTCGGTGCCGACCAATCTCTATGAGGCCGGCAAGGCGTTCGGCGCCACCAAGCGCCAGCTGCTGTTCAAGATCGAACTGCCCTATGCGCTGCCGACCATCATGGCCGGCGTCACCCAATGCATCATGCTCAGCCTCTCCATGGTGGTGATCGCCGCGCTCGTCGGCGCCGACGGCCTCGGCAAGCCGGTGGTGCGGGCGCTGAACTCGGTGAACATTTCCATGGGTTTCGAGGCCGGCCTTGCGATCGTCGTGCTCGCCATCGTGCTCGACCGGGTGTGCAAGCAACCCGAACGCCGCTCGAAGAGGAGCTGA
- a CDS encoding electron transfer flavoprotein subunit beta — translation MRITVLLSAGRHPVSGRACPVPVELQAIRLARSLEVDMAGLHAGPDVAAVHDALGHGLPRINHLELPEASDPLDSLVTALGADAPDLILAGRCGQGGEDSGLLPYVLARRLGRPIVADAVALHPGEDGTLIVEQALPKGARRRVTVRLPALVTVHPAAPAPLPFAYGAARRGVVEVRAGVGAPAAAREIEERAYRKRPKLIAKAAAGASAADRLKAATEAASGGGRLLVDPAPDEAAREIIAFLREIGVLKTPHTTSS, via the coding sequence ATGAGGATCACCGTGCTGCTGTCCGCCGGGCGCCATCCGGTCTCCGGCCGCGCCTGCCCGGTGCCGGTGGAACTCCAGGCGATCCGCCTCGCGCGCTCGCTGGAGGTAGACATGGCCGGGCTCCATGCCGGGCCCGACGTCGCGGCGGTGCATGATGCGCTCGGCCATGGCCTGCCGCGCATCAATCATCTCGAATTGCCGGAAGCGAGCGACCCGCTGGACAGCCTCGTGACTGCCCTCGGGGCCGACGCACCGGACCTGATCCTGGCCGGGCGCTGCGGGCAGGGCGGCGAGGATTCCGGCCTGTTGCCCTATGTGCTGGCACGCCGGCTCGGCCGGCCGATCGTCGCCGACGCCGTGGCGCTGCACCCCGGCGAGGATGGCACGCTCATTGTCGAGCAGGCGCTGCCCAAAGGAGCGCGGCGGCGCGTCACGGTACGGCTGCCGGCGCTCGTTACCGTGCATCCGGCCGCTCCGGCGCCATTGCCCTTCGCCTATGGCGCGGCACGGCGCGGCGTGGTTGAGGTTCGGGCGGGCGTCGGCGCGCCGGCGGCCGCCCGCGAGATCGAGGAGCGCGCCTATCGCAAGCGGCCGAAGCTGATCGCCAAGGCCGCGGCGGGGGCTTCGGCGGCGGACCGTCTGAAGGCCGCGACCGAGGCGGCGAGCGGCGGCGGTCGCCTGCTGGTCGATCCGGCGCCGGACGAAGCGGCGCGGGAGATCATCGCCTTCCTGCGCGAGATCGGGGTGCTGAAAACTCCCCACACGACCTCATCCTAA
- a CDS encoding (Fe-S)-binding protein codes for MTDAAFSLSLVLWVLAAVAVVTAGRRALLWRVGRAAKVDWMRGLLALPKRYLVDVHHVVARDAFAARMHALVAGGLIGGSLLVLLGAFPWLGGRRIYWALAALLFGAMLVGGAMVARRRYPSKPARLSGGRFQLLPWLMITYGSGSLLVALDAATGGALWLLAWLGLWLAAAAGVGLVLQIGRGPMRHAFAGAAHLVAHPRPGRFEGQRETALKPLDLDATKLGAEAPSDFAWNQLLGFDACIQCGRCEVACPAFAAGQPLNPKRLIQDLAAAMQPGGSNAAYAGSPYPDARPVAGRGGPDLPLIGAAAMIHPDTLWSCTTCRACVEECPMMIEHVDAIVDLRRFQTLELGAIPEKGAAPLMELRFADEIGGRALAGRTDFAAGAPLPLMADKGEADILLWLGEGAYELRYGRTLRALVKLLQLAKVDFAVLGAEERDCGDLARRLGDEAGFQRLAHDNIATLARYRFRRILTADPHALHALRNEYKAFGGNYEVVHHAAFLDELMAAGRLDPGALELARVTYHDPCYLGRYNGEFDAPRRLLDRLGVERVEMERSGRRSMCCGGGGGAPVTDIQGERRIPDLRMAQAGETGAGIVAVACPQCTAMLEGVTGAHPEVRDIAELVLMAVEAAPATHKTRESVA; via the coding sequence ATGACCGACGCCGCCTTCAGCCTTTCCCTCGTTCTCTGGGTGCTCGCGGCCGTCGCCGTGGTCACGGCTGGACGGCGTGCGCTGCTGTGGCGCGTGGGGCGGGCGGCGAAGGTCGACTGGATGCGCGGCCTTCTTGCCTTGCCAAAGCGCTATCTCGTCGACGTCCACCACGTCGTGGCGCGCGACGCCTTCGCCGCGCGCATGCACGCGCTGGTCGCCGGCGGGCTGATCGGCGGCTCGCTGCTCGTCCTGCTGGGGGCATTCCCCTGGCTCGGCGGCCGGCGAATCTATTGGGCGCTGGCCGCGCTGCTGTTCGGGGCCATGCTCGTCGGCGGCGCCATGGTGGCGCGGCGGCGCTACCCGTCAAAGCCGGCGCGGCTCTCCGGCGGACGCTTCCAATTGCTGCCCTGGCTGATGATCACCTATGGCAGCGGCTCCCTCCTTGTGGCGCTCGATGCTGCAACCGGCGGCGCGCTCTGGCTGCTCGCCTGGCTCGGGCTGTGGCTCGCGGCCGCGGCCGGCGTGGGCCTCGTGCTGCAGATCGGCCGCGGGCCGATGCGCCATGCGTTTGCCGGTGCCGCGCATCTCGTCGCGCATCCCCGTCCCGGGCGTTTCGAAGGCCAGCGCGAGACCGCGCTCAAGCCGCTCGATCTCGATGCCACCAAGCTCGGCGCGGAAGCGCCTTCCGACTTCGCCTGGAACCAGCTGCTCGGCTTCGATGCCTGCATCCAGTGCGGGCGCTGCGAGGTGGCATGCCCGGCCTTTGCCGCCGGCCAGCCGCTGAACCCGAAGCGGCTGATCCAGGATCTCGCCGCGGCGATGCAGCCGGGCGGCAGCAATGCTGCCTATGCCGGCAGCCCCTATCCCGACGCGCGCCCGGTGGCCGGGCGCGGCGGACCGGACCTGCCGCTGATCGGCGCCGCGGCGATGATCCATCCGGACACGCTGTGGTCCTGCACCACCTGCCGCGCCTGCGTCGAGGAATGCCCGATGATGATCGAGCATGTCGACGCCATCGTGGATCTCCGGCGCTTCCAGACGCTGGAGCTCGGCGCCATCCCGGAGAAGGGCGCCGCGCCGCTGATGGAGCTGCGCTTCGCCGACGAGATCGGCGGCCGCGCGCTTGCCGGCCGCACCGATTTCGCCGCCGGCGCGCCGCTGCCCTTGATGGCGGACAAAGGCGAGGCCGACATATTGCTCTGGCTCGGCGAGGGCGCCTACGAGCTGCGCTATGGCCGCACGCTGCGGGCGCTGGTGAAGCTGCTCCAGCTTGCCAAGGTCGATTTTGCCGTGCTCGGAGCCGAGGAGCGCGATTGCGGCGATCTCGCCCGAAGGCTCGGCGACGAGGCGGGCTTCCAGCGGCTCGCCCACGACAATATCGCGACGCTGGCGCGCTACCGTTTCCGCCGCATCCTCACCGCCGATCCGCACGCGCTGCACGCCCTGCGCAACGAGTACAAGGCGTTTGGCGGAAACTACGAGGTGGTGCACCACGCCGCCTTCCTCGACGAACTGATGGCGGCGGGCCGCCTCGATCCCGGCGCGCTCGAATTAGCCCGCGTTACCTATCACGACCCCTGCTATCTCGGCCGCTACAATGGCGAGTTCGACGCCCCGCGCCGGCTGCTTGATCGCCTCGGCGTTGAGCGGGTCGAGATGGAGCGCTCCGGCCGCCGTTCGATGTGCTGCGGCGGTGGCGGCGGCGCGCCGGTGACCGACATTCAGGGCGAGCGCCGCATCCCGGATCTGCGCATGGCGCAGGCGGGGGAGACCGGTGCCGGCATCGTCGCGGTGGCCTGCCCGCAATGCACGGCGATGCTGGAAGGTGTCACCGGCGCGCATCCCGAGGTGCGCGACATCGCCGAACTGGTGCTGATGGCGGTGGAGGCGGCGCCCGCCACGCACAAGACGCGGGAAAGCGTGGCATGA
- a CDS encoding choline ABC transporter substrate-binding protein yields the protein MRSYKILTTLALGAAVLVAPLGQHASAAEPASCKAVKFADVGWTDITATTAITSYILDALGYTTKTQVLSVPVTYKSMQTKDIDVFLGNWMPTMEADLKPYREDKTVDVIGVNLEGAKYTLAVPAYLYDSGLKSFADIGKFKDKLNNKIYGIEPGNDGNRLILDMIKADKFGLKGFDLVESSEQGMLAQVERATKRKEAIVFLGWEPHPMNTKYPMKYLEGGDDVFGPNYGGATVFTNTRAGYVTECPNVGALIKNLKFSLELENVVMGYILFDGMDPAKGAEKWLKANPAVWTPWLAGVTTIDGKPAVDAVKKALKI from the coding sequence ATGCGCAGCTACAAGATTCTGACGACGTTGGCCCTCGGCGCGGCCGTCCTCGTCGCCCCCCTCGGCCAGCACGCGAGCGCGGCCGAACCCGCCTCCTGCAAGGCGGTGAAGTTCGCCGATGTCGGCTGGACCGACATCACCGCCACCACCGCCATCACCTCCTACATACTGGACGCGCTCGGTTATACGACGAAGACCCAGGTGCTGTCGGTGCCGGTCACCTACAAGTCGATGCAGACCAAGGACATCGACGTCTTCCTCGGCAACTGGATGCCGACCATGGAAGCCGACCTCAAGCCCTATCGCGAGGACAAGACGGTCGACGTCATCGGCGTCAATCTCGAAGGCGCCAAATACACGCTGGCGGTGCCGGCCTATCTCTATGATTCGGGCCTCAAGTCCTTCGCCGACATCGGCAAGTTCAAGGACAAGCTCAACAACAAGATCTACGGCATCGAGCCCGGCAATGACGGCAACCGGCTGATCCTCGACATGATCAAGGCCGACAAGTTCGGTCTCAAGGGCTTCGACCTGGTCGAATCCAGCGAGCAGGGCATGCTGGCCCAGGTCGAGCGTGCGACCAAGCGCAAGGAAGCCATCGTCTTCCTCGGCTGGGAGCCGCACCCGATGAACACCAAGTATCCGATGAAGTATCTCGAAGGCGGCGACGACGTGTTCGGCCCGAACTATGGCGGCGCGACCGTCTTTACCAACACCCGCGCCGGCTATGTCACCGAGTGCCCGAATGTGGGCGCGCTCATCAAGAACCTGAAATTCTCGCTCGAGCTCGAGAATGTGGTGATGGGCTATATCCTGTTCGACGGCATGGACCCGGCCAAGGGCGCGGAGAAGTGGCTGAAGGCCAATCCCGCAGTGTGGACGCCCTGGCTCGCCGGGGTCACCACCATCGACGGCAAGCCGGCGGTGGATGCGGTGAAGAAGGCCCTGAAGATCTGA
- the choV gene encoding choline ABC transporter ATP-binding protein produces MAAVEFRNVDIVFGTDQKGALALIDKGGTRDEILHKTGAVLGAAGVSLKIERGEICVLMGLSGSGKSTILRAINRLNEVARGEVLVERGGTAIDVAKCSEETLRDIRMHTVSMVFQQFGLLPWRTVRDNVGFGLELRGTPLAERNRIVDEKLAMVGLTNWANKYTHELSGGMQQRVGLARAFATDAEILLMDEPFSALDPLIRDKLQDELLDLQKRIQKTIVFVSHDLDEALKLGNTIAIMEGGRIVQAGTAEDILLRPANDYVAEFVKHMNPLNVLRGTAVMRPAASLSRDGDTVMLDKNGLVRVKVDGEDRPVSIDLGGRAGLLGVADGEAGLIDAKLAHDCDCIVAPVDLKLRAAIELKRHTELPILLVDNLGRLAGLCDDDEIYRGLLRRLDG; encoded by the coding sequence GTGGCTGCTGTCGAATTCCGCAACGTCGACATTGTCTTCGGCACCGACCAGAAGGGCGCGCTGGCGCTCATCGACAAGGGCGGCACGCGCGACGAGATCCTGCACAAGACCGGGGCGGTGCTTGGCGCCGCCGGGGTCAGCCTCAAGATCGAGCGCGGCGAAATCTGCGTGCTGATGGGGCTTTCCGGCTCCGGCAAGTCCACCATCTTGCGCGCCATCAACCGGCTGAACGAGGTCGCGCGCGGCGAGGTGCTGGTGGAGCGTGGCGGCACCGCGATCGATGTCGCCAAGTGCAGCGAGGAGACGCTGCGCGACATCCGCATGCACACCGTCTCCATGGTGTTCCAGCAATTCGGCCTGCTGCCGTGGCGCACGGTGCGCGACAATGTCGGCTTCGGGCTGGAGCTGCGCGGCACCCCGCTGGCGGAGCGCAACCGCATCGTCGACGAGAAGCTCGCCATGGTGGGCCTCACCAACTGGGCGAACAAATACACCCACGAACTGTCCGGCGGCATGCAGCAGCGCGTCGGCCTTGCTCGCGCCTTCGCCACCGATGCCGAGATCCTGTTGATGGACGAGCCGTTCTCCGCGCTCGACCCGCTGATCCGCGACAAGCTGCAGGACGAACTGCTCGACCTGCAGAAGCGCATCCAGAAGACCATCGTGTTCGTCAGCCACGATCTCGACGAGGCGCTGAAGCTCGGCAACACCATCGCCATCATGGAAGGCGGGCGCATCGTGCAGGCCGGCACGGCCGAGGACATATTGCTGCGGCCGGCCAATGACTATGTCGCCGAGTTCGTGAAGCACATGAACCCGCTGAACGTGCTGCGCGGTACCGCGGTGATGCGCCCGGCGGCGAGCCTGTCGCGCGACGGCGACACGGTGATGCTCGACAAGAACGGACTGGTCCGGGTGAAGGTCGATGGCGAGGACCGGCCGGTCTCGATCGACCTCGGCGGGCGGGCAGGGCTGCTCGGCGTTGCCGATGGCGAGGCTGGGCTCATCGACGCCAAGCTGGCGCATGATTGCGACTGCATCGTAGCCCCGGTCGACCTCAAGCTGCGCGCCGCCATCGAACTGAAGCGGCACACCGAGCTGCCGATCCTGCTGGTCGACAATCTCGGCCGGCTCGCCGGACTCTGCGATGACGACGAGATCTATCGCGGGCTGCTGAGAAGGCTGGATGGGTAA
- the betA gene encoding choline dehydrogenase: MDLFDYIIIGAGSAGCVLADRLSADARNRVLVLEYGGSDRSIFIQMPSALSIPMNMSRYNWMYESEPEPGLGGRRMHCPRGKVLGGSSSINGLVYVRGNPADFDRWEEEGANGWSYADVLPYFRRAESRRDGGNEYRGTDGPLATRYGELKNPLYGAFLEAAQQAGYPATDDINGHAQEGFGRMDMTVKDGVRWSAANAYLKPAMKRSNLKVETHARVERIVFEGRRAVGIVYEQGGTRLEVRADREVILSGGPINSPQLLKLSGIGPASELREHGINVLADRPGVGENLQDHLEFYFQMASTQPITLYSSMGLVARGMIGLRWLLRRDGLGATNHFETCGFIRSRPGVPYPDLQYHFLPLAVTYDGKGLASEHGFQAHVGPMRSKSRGWVRLASPDPKDKPRIFFNYMSHEDDRAEMRACVRLTREIFAQKAFDPYRGREIQPGADVVTDEAIDAFIAEKVESAYHPSCTCKMGAGSDPMAVVDSEARVFGVAGLRVVDSSIMPSVTTGNLNAPTIMLAEKAADHILGKPALAPSNAPYYVADNWQTAQR, translated from the coding sequence ATGGACCTCTTCGACTACATCATCATCGGCGCCGGCTCGGCCGGTTGCGTGCTGGCGGATCGGCTCTCCGCCGACGCGCGCAACCGCGTGCTCGTGCTGGAATATGGCGGCTCGGACCGCTCCATCTTCATCCAGATGCCGAGCGCGCTCTCCATCCCGATGAACATGTCCAGATACAACTGGATGTATGAGAGCGAACCGGAGCCGGGGCTCGGCGGCCGGCGCATGCATTGCCCGCGCGGCAAGGTGCTGGGCGGCTCCTCCTCCATCAACGGCCTCGTCTATGTGCGCGGCAATCCGGCCGATTTCGACCGCTGGGAGGAGGAAGGCGCCAATGGCTGGTCCTATGCCGATGTGCTCCCTTACTTCCGCCGCGCCGAGAGCCGGCGCGACGGCGGCAATGAATATCGCGGCACGGACGGCCCGCTCGCCACGCGCTATGGCGAACTGAAAAACCCGCTCTATGGCGCCTTCCTCGAGGCGGCCCAGCAAGCCGGCTATCCCGCGACCGACGACATTAACGGCCATGCCCAGGAGGGCTTCGGCCGCATGGACATGACGGTGAAGGACGGCGTGCGCTGGTCGGCCGCCAATGCCTATCTGAAGCCGGCTATGAAGCGTTCCAACCTCAAGGTCGAGACCCATGCCCGGGTCGAGCGCATCGTGTTCGAAGGCCGCCGCGCCGTCGGCATCGTCTATGAGCAGGGCGGCACGCGCCTGGAGGTCCGCGCCGACCGCGAAGTGATCCTCTCCGGAGGGCCGATCAACTCGCCGCAATTGCTGAAGCTCTCCGGTATCGGCCCGGCTTCGGAGTTGCGCGAGCACGGCATCAATGTGCTGGCCGATCGCCCCGGCGTCGGCGAGAATCTGCAGGACCATCTGGAGTTCTATTTCCAGATGGCGAGCACCCAGCCGATCACGCTCTATTCCTCCATGGGCCTCGTCGCTCGCGGCATGATCGGCCTGCGCTGGCTGCTCAGGAGAGATGGCCTCGGCGCCACCAACCATTTCGAGACCTGCGGCTTCATCCGCTCGCGACCGGGTGTGCCCTATCCGGACCTCCAGTACCATTTCCTGCCCCTCGCGGTGACCTATGACGGCAAGGGCCTCGCCTCGGAGCACGGCTTCCAGGCCCATGTCGGGCCGATGCGCTCCAAGAGCCGCGGCTGGGTGCGGCTCGCCTCGCCGGACCCGAAGGACAAGCCGCGCATCTTCTTCAACTATATGAGCCACGAGGACGACCGCGCCGAGATGCGCGCCTGCGTCCGCCTCACCCGCGAGATCTTCGCGCAAAAGGCGTTCGATCCCTATCGCGGCCGCGAGATCCAGCCGGGAGCGGACGTGGTGACCGACGAGGCCATCGACGCCTTCATCGCCGAGAAGGTGGAGAGCGCCTACCACCCCTCCTGCACCTGCAAGATGGGCGCGGGCTCCGACCCGATGGCGGTGGTGGATTCCGAAGCACGGGTGTTCGGGGTGGCGGGACTGCGCGTGGTGGATTCCTCGATCATGCCGTCCGTCACCACTGGCAATCTCAACGCCCCGACCATCATGCTGGCGGAGAAGGCGGCCGACCACATACTCGGCAAGCCGGCACTGGCACCGTCCAATGCGCCGTACTACGTGGCGGACAATTGGCAGACCGCGCAGCGGTGA
- the betB gene encoding betaine-aldehyde dehydrogenase, protein MSSPTALHQNHIGGRYVPSAAGESFETVNPATGEVLARIEIAGEAEVEAAVAAARKGQKIWGAMTGAERGRVLKRVADLLRARNDELARLETLDTGKPIQETSVVDVISGADCIEYYAGLAAGIAGEHIDLGPSAFGYTRREPLGIVAGIGAWNYPLQIACWKSAPALACGNAMIFKPAELTPLTALKLAEIMAEAGVPDGVFNVVQGFADTGRLLTRHPDIAKVSLTGEVGTGKKVMADASGTLKYVTLELGGKSPLIVFEDADIDDAVSGAMLGNFYSAGEVCSNGTRVFVHEKVRAAFIKKLVARVEKMVVGDPLDPATQVGALISAGHMEKVLSYIAKGKAEGAKALTGGGRVAKGALGKGWFVAPTVFDGCSDGMSIVREEIFGPVMTVLAFTDEDEVIARANDTEFGLAAGVFTRDLARGHRVIGHLQAGTCWINHYNITPIELPFGGVKQSGLGRENGKAAIEHYTQLKSVYVNLGHVEAPY, encoded by the coding sequence ATGAGCAGCCCCACCGCGCTCCACCAGAACCACATCGGCGGACGCTACGTGCCGAGCGCCGCCGGCGAGAGCTTCGAGACCGTCAACCCCGCCACCGGCGAGGTGCTAGCGCGCATCGAGATCGCCGGCGAGGCCGAGGTCGAGGCCGCCGTCGCCGCTGCCCGCAAGGGCCAGAAGATCTGGGGCGCGATGACCGGCGCCGAGCGGGGCCGCGTGCTGAAGCGCGTCGCCGATCTGCTGCGCGCCCGCAATGACGAGTTGGCCCGGCTGGAGACGCTCGATACCGGCAAGCCGATCCAGGAGACCAGTGTTGTCGACGTCATCTCCGGCGCCGACTGCATCGAATATTATGCCGGCCTCGCCGCCGGGATCGCCGGCGAGCACATCGATCTCGGCCCCAGTGCCTTCGGCTATACGCGGCGCGAGCCGCTCGGCATCGTCGCCGGCATCGGCGCCTGGAACTATCCGCTGCAGATCGCCTGCTGGAAGTCCGCCCCCGCGCTCGCCTGCGGCAATGCCATGATCTTCAAACCGGCCGAACTGACGCCGCTCACCGCGCTCAAGCTCGCCGAGATCATGGCCGAGGCCGGCGTGCCGGACGGCGTGTTCAATGTGGTGCAGGGCTTCGCCGACACCGGACGCCTGCTCACCCGCCACCCTGATATCGCCAAGGTCTCGCTCACCGGCGAGGTCGGCACCGGCAAGAAGGTGATGGCCGATGCCAGCGGCACGCTGAAATACGTCACGCTGGAACTCGGCGGGAAATCGCCGCTGATCGTGTTCGAGGATGCCGATATCGACGACGCGGTGTCCGGCGCCATGCTCGGCAATTTCTATTCGGCCGGCGAGGTCTGCTCCAACGGCACCCGCGTCTTCGTGCACGAGAAGGTGCGCGCCGCCTTCATCAAGAAGCTGGTCGCCCGCGTCGAGAAGATGGTGGTCGGCGATCCGCTCGACCCGGCGACGCAGGTCGGTGCGCTGATCTCGGCCGGCCATATGGAGAAGGTGCTTTCCTACATCGCCAAGGGCAAGGCGGAGGGCGCCAAGGCACTCACCGGCGGCGGACGCGTCGCCAAGGGCGCGCTCGGCAAGGGCTGGTTCGTCGCTCCCACCGTGTTCGACGGCTGCTCGGACGGCATGAGCATCGTGCGCGAGGAGATATTCGGGCCGGTGATGACGGTGCTCGCCTTCACCGACGAGGATGAGGTGATCGCCCGCGCCAATGACACCGAGTTCGGCCTTGCCGCCGGGGTGTTCACCAGGGATCTGGCGCGCGGCCACCGGGTCATCGGCCACCTCCAGGCCGGCACCTGCTGGATCAACCACTACAACATCACGCCGATCGAACTGCCGTTCGGCGGGGTCAAGCAATCCGGCCTCGGGCGCGAGAACGGCAAGGCGGCGATCGAGCACTACACCCAGCTCAAGAGCGTCTACGTCAATCTCGGGCACGTAGAGGCGCCGTATTGA